A stretch of DNA from Candidatus Bipolaricaulota bacterium:
AGCTCAAGAAAGCCGGATTTGCCGTGGAACTCGGAGTGGCGGGCCTGGAGACGGCGATTCGGGCCGAGCATCCTGCCGTGAGCGACGGGCCAACCGTGGCGATCCTGGGGGAGTACGATGCTCTCCCTGAACTCGGGCACGCCTGCGGCCACAACCTGATCGCCGCCGCCGGTCTTGGCGCGGCTCTCGCCGTCGGCGCGGTGAAGGACCGGCTCCCGGGGCGGCTCCTCTTTTTCGGAACCCCGGGCGAGGAAGGAGGAGGCGGGAAGGTGATCATGGTCGAGGCCGGACTGTTCGACGGAGTCGACGCGGCGATGATGTTTCATCCGTCCTCACACACGGTGGTCGACCGGGGGAGCCTGGCGTTCATCGAGGTGGTGATCGAGTTCCACGGGAAGGCAGCACATGCCTCGGGATCGCCGGAGAAGGGGATAAACGCCCTCGATGCGGTGATCCAGACGTTCAACTCATTAAACGCCCTGCGCCAGCACATCAAGGACGGGGCGCGGATCCACGGGATCATCACCGACGGCGGGGCCAAGCCGAACATCGTCCCCGAGCACGCCGCCGCCAATTTTTACGTTCGCGCCCCGGAGAACGAGTACCGCGACGAGCTGCTGGAGAAGCTGCGCGCCTGTGCAGAGGGGGCGGCCCTCGCCACCGGAGCGCGGCTTGAGTTCAAGGTCGTCGGCCATTCGTACAAGGCGATGAAACCGAACCGCGCCCTCGGGGAGGCGTTCGCCAGGAATCTGGAGGCCCTCGGCGAGCCCCTCTCTCCACCCAAGCCGGATGAGGGGATGGGATCGACAGATATGGGAGACGTCTCCCAGGTCGTCCCG
This window harbors:
- a CDS encoding M20 family metallopeptidase, whose product is MDELKEAVRDNVDRIADRLIEVARDIHEHPELKFAEHHAADLLATELKKAGFAVELGVAGLETAIRAEHPAVSDGPTVAILGEYDALPELGHACGHNLIAAAGLGAALAVGAVKDRLPGRLLFFGTPGEEGGGGKVIMVEAGLFDGVDAAMMFHPSSHTVVDRGSLAFIEVVIEFHGKAAHASGSPEKGINALDAVIQTFNSLNALRQHIKDGARIHGIITDGGAKPNIVPEHAAANFYVRAPENEYRDELLEKLRACAEGAALATGARLEFKVVGHSYKAMKPNRALGEAFARNLEALGEPLSPPKPDEGMGSTDMGDVSQVVPAIHAYIKICDESVAGHSREFAAASISARGLEAMLIAAKALGMTAVDVLTDPELVRRMKEEFAEED